A stretch of Candidatus Hydrogenedentota bacterium DNA encodes these proteins:
- a CDS encoding response regulator: MEQKVLVIDDDAICREAVKRHLGGLYSLHFSDSVEAARASIAGDNPDCVLLDFRLPDGDGLALLPVLTAQRIPVVMCTSQGNEEIAVRALHEGADDYIVKNALNRSMLRRSIGNAIERARLRAELLLREQEKDLLIEQLQAALRDIETLRGLLSICARCKKIQDEDGSWRSVESYVSKRSQARFTHGFCPECFDKEIQAIREEPR, encoded by the coding sequence ATGGAACAGAAAGTACTGGTAATCGATGACGACGCCATCTGCCGCGAGGCCGTGAAACGACACCTTGGCGGGCTCTATTCACTCCATTTCTCCGACTCCGTGGAGGCGGCCCGCGCCTCCATCGCGGGAGACAACCCGGATTGCGTGCTGCTGGATTTTCGCCTCCCCGACGGCGATGGTCTCGCCCTGCTGCCCGTCCTGACGGCCCAGCGCATCCCCGTGGTCATGTGCACCTCCCAGGGCAATGAAGAAATTGCGGTGCGGGCGCTCCACGAAGGGGCCGACGATTACATCGTCAAGAATGCGCTGAACCGGTCCATGCTGCGCCGCTCCATCGGCAATGCCATCGAGCGGGCCCGACTGCGGGCCGAATTGCTGCTGCGCGAGCAGGAGAAGGACCTGCTGATCGAGCAACTGCAAGCGGCGCTGCGCGACATCGAAACGCTGCGGGGTCTTTTGTCGATCTGCGCGCGGTGCAAGAAGATTCAGGACGAGGACGGGAGCTGGCGCTCGGTGGAGTCCTACGTCAGCAAGCGTTCCCAGGCCCGCTTTACCCATGGGTTCTGTCCGGAATGCTTTGACAAGGAAATCCAGGCCATACGTGAAGAACCCCGTTAG
- a CDS encoding sugar phosphate isomerase/epimerase produces the protein MNSSDFLSRRSFFKSTGLGLGAAAGTLAATGHAAAPLPRNGASHMKLSMAAYSFRDSLATRGTAEEIAKAGMRLEDVVDLGAQYGLDGIELTSYYFPKDVTHEYLMNLKQQCFRLGLDISGTAIGNDFCHKPGPERDEQLALTREWIDYAATMGAPVIRVFAGTVKEGDDEGAAIGRCIEGLNESLEYAAQKGVFLALENHGGITDTPDHMLRIIEGVKDSPWFGVNLDGGNFNTDDPYRDLARIAPYTINAQIKVMVTNNGKREQADFGRIIGILKDAGYRGYIVLEYEEENPKEDVPKYLDILRELLVR, from the coding sequence ATGAATTCCTCCGATTTCCTTTCGCGGCGATCCTTCTTCAAATCCACGGGCCTTGGCCTCGGCGCGGCCGCCGGCACCCTGGCCGCCACGGGCCACGCCGCCGCCCCCCTGCCCCGCAACGGCGCCAGCCACATGAAATTGAGTATGGCGGCCTATTCTTTCCGGGATTCGCTGGCCACGCGGGGCACGGCGGAGGAAATCGCGAAGGCGGGCATGCGCCTGGAGGACGTGGTCGACCTGGGGGCCCAATACGGCCTGGATGGCATCGAGCTGACGAGCTACTACTTCCCGAAGGACGTGACACACGAGTATCTCATGAACCTGAAGCAGCAGTGCTTCCGCCTTGGGCTGGATATTTCCGGCACCGCCATCGGCAATGACTTCTGCCACAAACCCGGCCCGGAGCGGGACGAGCAACTGGCCCTGACGCGGGAATGGATCGACTACGCGGCGACGATGGGCGCGCCGGTCATCCGGGTATTTGCCGGCACGGTCAAGGAAGGCGACGACGAAGGCGCAGCCATCGGCCGGTGCATCGAGGGCCTCAATGAATCGCTGGAGTACGCGGCGCAGAAGGGTGTTTTCCTGGCGCTGGAGAACCACGGCGGGATCACGGATACGCCGGACCACATGCTGCGCATTATCGAAGGCGTGAAAGATTCGCCCTGGTTTGGCGTGAACCTCGACGGTGGCAACTTCAACACGGACGACCCCTATCGCGATCTCGCCCGCATCGCACCCTACACCATCAACGCCCAAATCAAGGTAATGGTGACCAATAACGGCAAGCGGGAGCAGGCTGATTTCGGGCGGATCATAGGCATTCTGAAGGATGCCGGTTATCGGGGCTATATTGTGCTCGAGTATGAGGAAGAAAATCCGAAAGAGGACGTGCCGAAGTATTTGGATATCCTGCGGGAACTTCTGGTTCGCTAG
- a CDS encoding response regulator, with protein sequence MKDDGQTEAAPEEKPAPTVEQVTVLLVEDDDVDAERVVRAFRKSGLPHPIRRARDGIEALEILRGETGEPIERPYIILLDLKMPRMGGFQFLGCLREDRALADAVVFVLTTSRNESDRCRAYLQNVAGYIVKSRTSGDFVDVASMLDWYWRVVELP encoded by the coding sequence ATGAAGGACGACGGGCAAACCGAAGCAGCGCCCGAGGAGAAGCCCGCGCCAACCGTGGAGCAGGTCACCGTGCTCCTCGTGGAGGATGACGATGTGGACGCGGAGCGGGTCGTTCGCGCCTTTCGCAAGTCCGGCCTCCCCCACCCCATTCGCCGGGCGCGAGACGGCATCGAAGCCCTGGAGATCCTGCGGGGCGAAACGGGGGAGCCGATCGAGCGCCCCTACATCATCCTGCTGGATCTTAAAATGCCCCGCATGGGCGGCTTTCAGTTTCTGGGATGCCTGCGGGAAGACCGCGCGCTCGCGGATGCCGTAGTCTTTGTATTAACGACCTCCCGGAACGAGTCGGACCGTTGCCGGGCTTATCTGCAGAATGTGGCGGGCTACATCGTCAAGTCCCGCACCAGTGGGGACTTTGTCGACGTTGCCAGTATGTTGGATTGGTACTGGCGCGTGGTCGAGCTCCCCTAG